From one Pseudoliparis swirei isolate HS2019 ecotype Mariana Trench chromosome 5, NWPU_hadal_v1, whole genome shotgun sequence genomic stretch:
- the henmt1 gene encoding small RNA 2'-O-methyltransferase isoform X1 produces MDPIFSPPLHRQRHQFVIDFVKRRKPQKVLDLGCSECSLLKLLKFHREIELLVGMDIDGAKLKKRMHGLAPMLTDYLQPSDRQLRIELYQGSVTQRDARLRGFDLVTSIELIEHLTLPDVQRFSDVVFGYMTPGAVIVSTPNCEFNPLFPGNVGFRHHDHKFEWSRAEFESWALGVCLDYGYEVEFTGVGQPPPDQHQSIGFCSQIGVFHRLGGKGNNNNNVLFCEEAEDVLSYTLLYSKNYPSLHDNNILSRVLVMEVLSGADKLRRRWAEEEETGKRETGRWDYGSDPPRNADGEEEEEEEERHLEMEEKQRAMRILVQRQEVEDRKLFWKDGQGQQESCKVNRCVHIPLVVLWSRYPKVRALAGSIGNLRQHLMDHPDVTLSQDGLAVLLNNQEQGTSNVPSLLCPIICFCAECKYVLTGFLHILTSGFPGLFHDI; encoded by the exons ATGGACCCGATCTTCAGTCCGCCGCTTCACAGGCAGAGACATCAATTTGTCATCGATTTTGTCAAGAGGAGAAAACCCCAGAAG gtgCTGGACTTGGGGTGCAGTGAGTGCAGCCTtctcaagctcctgaagtttcACCGGGAAATTGAACTGCTGGTTGGAATGGACATCGACGGTGCCAAGCTGAAGAAAAggat GCACGGATTGGCTCCGATGTTGACCGACTACCTGCAACCGAGCGACAGGCAGCTGCGCATCGAGCTGTACCAGGGCTCCGTCACGCAGAGGGACGCCCGCCTCCGGGGATTTGACCTGGTGACCAGCATCGAGCT CATCGAGCACCTCACGCTCCCCGATGTGCAGCGCTTCTCCGACGTGGTCTTCGGTTACATGACTCCGGGGGCCGTGATCGTCAGTACCCCCAACTGCGAGTTCAACCCTCTGTTCCCGGGGAACGTGGGTTTTCGGCACCACGACCACAAGTTCGAGTGGAGCAGAGCCGAGTTCGAGTCCTG ggctCTGGGGGTGTGTTTGGATTACGGCTACGAGGTGGAGTTCACCGGGGTCGGACAGCCTCCTCCGGACCAGCACCAAAGCATCGGCTTCTGCTCCCAGATCGGTGTGTTTCACCGGCTCGGGGGAaaagggaacaacaacaacaacgtgttgTTTTGTGAGGAGGCCGAGGATGTGCTTTCATACACTCTG CTGTATAGTAAGAACTACCCCAGCCTGCATGACAACAACATCTTGAGTCGGGTCCTGGTGATGGAGGTGTTGTCCGGGGCAGACAAGCTGAGGAGAAGAtgggcggaggaagaggagaccggCAAACGGGAGACCGGCAGGTGGGATTACGGCAGTGACCCACCGCGCAACGctgacggggaggaggaggaggaagaggaggagcgccACCTGGAGatggaagagaagcagagag CAATGAGGATTCTGGTGCAGCGTCAGGAAGTTGAGGACCGAAAGCTGTTTTGGAAAGATGGCCAAGGGCAACAGGAGTCCTGCAAAGTGAACAG GTGTGTGCACATACCTCTGGTTGTGCTCTGGTCCCGCTACCCCAAGGTCCGCGCCCTGGCCGGAAGTATCGGTAACCTCCGGCAGCACCTGATGGATCACCCCGACGTCACACTGAGCCAGGACGGCTTGGCGGTGCTCCTCAACAACCAGGAGCAAGGCACTAGTAACGTTCCATCGCTTTTATGCCCCATCATATGTTTTTGTGCAGAATGTAAATATGTActcacagggttcttacacattttgaccagtggatttccaggacttttccatgacatttaa
- the henmt1 gene encoding small RNA 2'-O-methyltransferase isoform X2: protein MDPIFSPPLHRQRHQFVIDFVKRRKPQKVLDLGCSECSLLKLLKFHREIELLVGMDIDGAKLKKRMHGLAPMLTDYLQPSDRQLRIELYQGSVTQRDARLRGFDLVTSIELIEHLTLPDVQRFSDVVFGYMTPGAVIVSTPNCEFNPLFPGNVGFRHHDHKFEWSRAEFESWALGVCLDYGYEVEFTGVGQPPPDQHQSIGFCSQIGVFHRLGGKGNNNNNVLFCEEAEDVLSYTLLYSKNYPSLHDNNILSRVLVMEVLSGADKLRRRWAEEEETGKRETGRWDYGSDPPRNADGEEEEEEEERHLEMEEKQRAMRILVQRQEVEDRKLFWKDGQGQQESCKVNRCVHIPLVVLWSRYPKVRALAGSIGNLRQHLMDHPDVTLSQDGLAVLLNNQEQEEEEEEEEHDDLDDSGYARGSVEPEEDWDADA, encoded by the exons ATGGACCCGATCTTCAGTCCGCCGCTTCACAGGCAGAGACATCAATTTGTCATCGATTTTGTCAAGAGGAGAAAACCCCAGAAG gtgCTGGACTTGGGGTGCAGTGAGTGCAGCCTtctcaagctcctgaagtttcACCGGGAAATTGAACTGCTGGTTGGAATGGACATCGACGGTGCCAAGCTGAAGAAAAggat GCACGGATTGGCTCCGATGTTGACCGACTACCTGCAACCGAGCGACAGGCAGCTGCGCATCGAGCTGTACCAGGGCTCCGTCACGCAGAGGGACGCCCGCCTCCGGGGATTTGACCTGGTGACCAGCATCGAGCT CATCGAGCACCTCACGCTCCCCGATGTGCAGCGCTTCTCCGACGTGGTCTTCGGTTACATGACTCCGGGGGCCGTGATCGTCAGTACCCCCAACTGCGAGTTCAACCCTCTGTTCCCGGGGAACGTGGGTTTTCGGCACCACGACCACAAGTTCGAGTGGAGCAGAGCCGAGTTCGAGTCCTG ggctCTGGGGGTGTGTTTGGATTACGGCTACGAGGTGGAGTTCACCGGGGTCGGACAGCCTCCTCCGGACCAGCACCAAAGCATCGGCTTCTGCTCCCAGATCGGTGTGTTTCACCGGCTCGGGGGAaaagggaacaacaacaacaacgtgttgTTTTGTGAGGAGGCCGAGGATGTGCTTTCATACACTCTG CTGTATAGTAAGAACTACCCCAGCCTGCATGACAACAACATCTTGAGTCGGGTCCTGGTGATGGAGGTGTTGTCCGGGGCAGACAAGCTGAGGAGAAGAtgggcggaggaagaggagaccggCAAACGGGAGACCGGCAGGTGGGATTACGGCAGTGACCCACCGCGCAACGctgacggggaggaggaggaggaagaggaggagcgccACCTGGAGatggaagagaagcagagag CAATGAGGATTCTGGTGCAGCGTCAGGAAGTTGAGGACCGAAAGCTGTTTTGGAAAGATGGCCAAGGGCAACAGGAGTCCTGCAAAGTGAACAG GTGTGTGCACATACCTCTGGTTGTGCTCTGGTCCCGCTACCCCAAGGTCCGCGCCCTGGCCGGAAGTATCGGTAACCTCCGGCAGCACCTGATGGATCACCCCGACGTCACACTGAGCCAGGACGGCTTGGCGGTGCTCCTCAACAACCAGGAGCAAG aagaagaagaggaggaagaggagcatgaTGATTTGGACGACAGCGGGTATGCCAGAGGAAGTGTCGAGCCAGAGGAAGACTGGGACGCAGACGCGTGA